Proteins encoded by one window of Leptospira barantonii:
- a CDS encoding DUF4256 domain-containing protein yields the protein MSKKNTAKKKLTPDQNEELLKTLKTRFEKNKKRHKDLEWTKVQTRLESNPEKLQSLYEMESTGGEPDVVEYDSKTGEFVFYDCSAETPKGRRSVCYDREALDSRKEHKRADNVIDMTRAMGIELLTEEQYRLLQKLGEFDLKTSSWIVTPPSIRKLGGALFADRRYDAVFVYHNGASSYYAVRGFRGSLKV from the coding sequence ATGAGCAAAAAGAATACGGCAAAAAAGAAATTAACACCGGATCAAAACGAAGAATTACTCAAAACGTTGAAGACTCGTTTTGAAAAAAACAAAAAACGTCACAAGGATCTCGAATGGACGAAGGTTCAAACGAGGTTGGAATCGAATCCGGAAAAACTTCAATCTCTTTACGAAATGGAAAGCACAGGCGGCGAACCGGATGTAGTCGAATACGATTCGAAAACCGGCGAGTTCGTTTTTTACGATTGTTCCGCGGAAACTCCGAAAGGCCGCAGAAGTGTTTGTTACGATCGGGAAGCTTTGGATTCCAGAAAAGAACATAAACGTGCGGACAACGTGATCGATATGACCCGAGCGATGGGAATCGAACTCTTAACGGAAGAACAATATCGTTTACTTCAGAAGCTCGGTGAATTCGATTTAAAAACTTCGAGTTGGATCGTAACCCCTCCTTCGATTCGAAAACTTGGCGGGGCTCTTTTTGCGGATCGTAGATACGACGCCGTTTTTGTTTATCACAACGGCGCGTCTTCGTATTATGCGGTAAGAGGTTTTCGCGGTTCGCTGAAGGTTTGA
- a CDS encoding arsenate reductase ArsC: MTKPKILVLCTGNSCRSQIAEGLLRHLAGDNAEIYSAGIETHGVNPRAIATMKAIGIDISDHTSNHIDEYRNLDFSYILTVCDHAKENCPYFPSKAIRFHHNFPDPAKAIGTDEEIMEEFRKVREMIRYYAENFLRELNLISNSGKV; the protein is encoded by the coding sequence ATGACGAAGCCGAAGATTCTCGTTTTGTGCACGGGAAATAGTTGTAGAAGTCAAATCGCCGAAGGTTTGCTCAGACATCTTGCGGGTGACAACGCGGAAATTTACAGCGCCGGAATCGAAACACACGGAGTCAATCCGCGCGCGATCGCCACGATGAAAGCAATCGGAATCGATATCTCGGACCACACTTCCAATCATATCGACGAATATCGTAATTTAGATTTTTCTTATATTCTCACCGTCTGCGATCACGCGAAGGAGAATTGTCCTTATTTCCCTTCGAAAGCGATTCGGTTTCATCATAATTTTCCCGATCCGGCAAAGGCGATCGGAACGGATGAGGAAATCATGGAAGAATTTCGGAAGGTTCGGGAAATGATTCGATACTATGCGGAGAATTTTTTACGTGAACTGAATTTGATTTCGAACTCCGGGAAAGTTTGA
- a CDS encoding ArsR/SmtB family transcription factor, producing the protein MAVNKKDQFKNGARSLAEFSKAFSHPARLSILTTIAKKKECICGEIVEVLPLAQATVSQHLKELKSAGLISGEVDGNKSCYCLNWTQIEKFRKDLNAFFDGLNKYKTQDQENCC; encoded by the coding sequence AAAAAAGATCAGTTTAAGAACGGGGCGAGATCGCTCGCTGAATTTTCCAAGGCGTTTTCGCATCCTGCGCGGTTGTCGATTTTAACCACGATCGCCAAAAAGAAAGAATGTATCTGTGGTGAAATCGTCGAGGTTTTACCTTTGGCTCAGGCCACGGTTTCTCAACATCTCAAGGAATTGAAATCGGCCGGATTGATTTCGGGCGAGGTGGACGGTAATAAATCCTGTTATTGTCTCAACTGGACGCAGATCGAAAAATTCAGAAAAGACTTAAACGCTTTCTTCGACGGTTTAAATAAATATAAAACTCAAGACCAGGAGAATTGTTGCTGA
- the fabG gene encoding 3-oxoacyl-[acyl-carrier-protein] reductase, with amino-acid sequence MIDLKGKNAVITGSARGIGKSTALTLAKAGANIVIADLNEDASKATAEEIAKQTGVKAIGIGTNVADSESSAKAIQACVEEFGSVDILVNNAGITKDTLLMRMKKEQWDAVIAVNLTGTFNCTQAAIKFMMKNPNGGSIINLSSIAGVNGNIGQTNYSASKAGVIGFTKAVALEMASRKVRCNAIAPGFIATEMTEAIPEKIRTAMVAAIPLKRAGQPEDIANTIAFLASDISSFITGQVIEVNGGGFLPGAQG; translated from the coding sequence ATGATCGATTTAAAAGGTAAAAACGCCGTCATCACCGGATCCGCAAGAGGAATCGGAAAATCAACGGCTCTAACTCTTGCAAAAGCGGGAGCAAACATCGTAATCGCGGATCTGAACGAAGACGCGAGCAAGGCGACTGCGGAAGAAATCGCAAAACAAACCGGAGTGAAAGCTATCGGAATCGGAACAAACGTAGCGGACTCTGAATCTTCCGCAAAAGCGATCCAAGCTTGTGTGGAAGAATTCGGAAGCGTGGACATACTCGTAAATAACGCCGGTATTACGAAAGATACTCTTCTCATGAGAATGAAAAAAGAACAATGGGACGCTGTGATCGCGGTAAACCTTACCGGAACTTTCAACTGTACTCAAGCGGCTATCAAGTTCATGATGAAAAATCCGAACGGCGGATCCATCATCAATCTTTCTTCCATCGCGGGAGTGAACGGAAACATAGGACAAACCAACTATTCCGCATCCAAAGCGGGAGTGATCGGTTTTACGAAAGCCGTAGCGTTGGAAATGGCTTCTCGTAAGGTTCGTTGTAATGCGATTGCACCGGGTTTTATCGCCACTGAAATGACAGAAGCGATTCCGGAAAAAATCAGAACTGCCATGGTTGCGGCCATCCCTCTTAAAAGAGCGGGACAACCGGAAGATATCGCGAATACAATCGCGTTCTTAGCTTCCGATATTTCTTCTTTTATTACCGGTCAGGTAATCGAAGTGAACGGCGGGGGATTTCTCCCAGGCGCACAAGGCTAA
- a CDS encoding circularly permuted ATPgrasp domain protein gives MTTISQILNRECQCVTLEKSVLEEVFHSKILKANGAEHLDIDALSKSYFSSSAYFLDPKELDAIQATVSTFQRILKNHTVRKELLREFPEPLRERYSEGGVFLSFDFHLTDSGPKLIEINTNAGGAFLQKKLVEAQQECCIEVRDALPSKEELNELEFSFLEIFLQEWKNSGKKDLSKFIAILDENPKEQFLYPEFILFKDLFLKQGIESEIVSPESLQADENGFLYHLGKKVDFIYNRLTDFYLDKPENRFLKNAWKEETVVISPNPLDYELYAKKANFILWNDSEFLKNAEVDSEDLRILSKAIPFTGFVKNVDPQTLWSERKKFFFKPTCGYGSKAVYRGDKLTKGVFQEIMDGDNIYQEIVNPSERILLKEGEKKIFKTDLRAYVYREKILLLASRLYQGQTTNFRTPGGGFSPVYVLPNL, from the coding sequence ATGACTACAATTTCACAGATTCTCAATCGAGAATGTCAATGTGTGACTCTGGAAAAAAGCGTCTTAGAAGAAGTGTTTCATTCTAAAATTTTAAAAGCGAACGGCGCGGAGCACTTGGACATAGACGCGTTGTCTAAAAGTTATTTTTCTTCGAGTGCGTATTTTTTGGATCCGAAAGAATTGGATGCGATACAGGCAACCGTTTCCACGTTTCAACGAATTTTAAAAAACCATACTGTTCGTAAGGAACTTCTCCGGGAGTTTCCGGAACCTCTGAGAGAACGTTATTCCGAAGGCGGCGTTTTTTTGAGTTTCGATTTTCATCTTACGGATTCCGGTCCGAAGCTGATCGAAATCAATACGAACGCGGGAGGCGCATTCTTACAAAAGAAACTTGTGGAAGCACAACAAGAATGTTGCATAGAAGTCAGGGACGCGCTTCCTTCTAAAGAGGAATTGAACGAATTAGAATTTTCGTTTTTGGAAATCTTTCTTCAGGAATGGAAGAACTCGGGTAAAAAGGATCTATCGAAATTCATCGCGATCCTGGATGAAAATCCAAAAGAACAATTTCTTTATCCTGAATTTATTTTATTTAAGGATTTGTTTTTAAAACAAGGCATTGAATCCGAGATCGTTTCGCCGGAATCCTTGCAAGCGGATGAGAACGGCTTTCTTTATCATTTAGGAAAGAAGGTCGATTTCATCTACAATCGTCTCACCGATTTTTATTTGGACAAACCGGAGAATCGTTTTCTCAAAAATGCATGGAAAGAAGAAACCGTCGTAATCAGTCCGAATCCATTGGACTACGAACTCTATGCAAAAAAAGCGAATTTCATTTTGTGGAACGATTCTGAGTTTTTAAAAAATGCAGAAGTCGATTCGGAGGATCTTCGGATTCTTTCCAAGGCGATTCCTTTTACGGGATTTGTAAAGAATGTAGATCCGCAGACTCTTTGGTCCGAAAGAAAAAAATTCTTTTTTAAACCGACTTGCGGTTACGGAAGTAAGGCGGTTTATCGAGGAGATAAATTGACCAAGGGAGTTTTTCAAGAAATTATGGACGGCGATAACATATATCAAGAAATCGTAAACCCTTCCGAAAGAATTCTTTTGAAAGAAGGTGAAAAGAAAATCTTTAAGACGGATTTGAGAGCTTACGTTTATCGGGAAAAAATCTTACTCCTGGCTTCCAGATTGTATCAAGGTCAAACCACGAATTTTAGAACTCCCGGCGGAGGTTTTTCTCCCGTTTATGTTTTACCGAATCTCTGA